The genome window CGAGTCTTAAAGACTGTAGTCTAATGTGGTGTCCAGGTGGTATCAGACAAGATTGTGAcataaaagtgttttctttatcaAACCAGTACCTGTAGACAGGAGGAAGAATGCTAAAAGTACTCAACGTTcatgtaaaattaaatatttaaaatattagtaTTTATGAATTTGAGATTTTAGAATCCACGTTTGTGAAAGGAAATGCACCAGATTCTGCTAAATTAAATGATGATAAAATTGCTCTTGCAATTTAGTAAATGTATTCAAATCATTTGGGCGTGccctcaggaaaagaaagaacctGTTTTAAAGTACTTAAACCTAATCAAAATGTGACATGCACACGGTGTTAACCTCTAAAAAAAGCTgtacagcagctgaaataatgactgttgtttttaatgcctTCACTTGAAAACTTAGAATGGAGGGTAGGCATCACAATGTTCTGAAACTcgtgttttttttaaagttactcTTTCACTGTTTTGGTTTGTGATTTGGTTGTCCTATTTTAGATACATTGGTTTGCATCTGTATTTTTGACAGCTCTTGGAATTTGGTGCTTATCTGCACATCTTATCTCAATCTCTGTACTGAGTATAAATAACTTATTCACTGATAGGAAGCGTTGGTATTATGTGACTTAGGAGATAAGGGGTTTTAACACTTCCAGCATCGCGTTTATAACGTGTGGATTAAGTTTATTCAGTTTTCCTTGCCAAGATGCACTGATGTTTGAAACACAGTCTGTGTTCTTCCTACTTGTGGAAATCCTGCTATGTACAAGGTATAATCACACCACATAAATTGTCATTGGGGATTATGAGAGAAACACTGAATGAGAATGCGGGAGAAAGTAACCACTTTGATCACTGGTATGGCCAGAAGTACTGCCAGCGTGAATTTATGGGGGCAGGAGGACAAAGCACATTTCATACCACAAGTCATCGCATTAAGATTTGTTAACTAGGATGTGTtggtgttaaaaacaaatggaatttaGTCTGTCTGGTAAGAAATAAATTAGCTTTCGTTGGAGaaaatttgttctgtttttcttcatgtctcAGTTCCTAAAGCATTCTCCAGTAATGAGAACTCATTTTCAGTTACTTACTGAAATATTAGGTACAAAGCAGTGGTATACAGATATTAATTCAGGAAATAGCTGTAACTTTAGACTATGGCAAAATTGATTCAGTGCAGTGAATCAAAAACATATCTTCTTAGTTAAAAGCTCTGTACTGTCACAGAGAGCTCATGATTTCAGTACCCGCAGTAGAAATCTTAGGAGCGTGCCTGGAGTCTCTCTTGGTCTCAATGCCAGGACAAGGAGAGAGAAGTAACATTTGCTATCAGGCACTTCCTACCAGAGACCCATGGGTCTGTGCTCCTGAAAGTTATCTGCCATCAGTGCTCAGCTCTCTGCATCAACAGCAGGATTTATGAGCATTCGCTAACAGCTCTGTGGCTTCAAGGAAGACCTGTGACATCGTTAGCCAGGAAGCATTAACTATGCTGAAACAGGCTGAGGGCCAGGGGAGAGCTTAGTATTGAAGAACATATTGATTCATGCAGTCGTGCTCATACACAGGACTTCACTatgctttgtgtttctggaCCCAAAAGCCTGGGGCAGCACCACTCTGATACTGCCCTACAGGGCCATGGAAAGAGGTGTGAATACgaggaacagcagcagatcAGCCCTCTGAAATACTGCTGTTGGGTAAGAGAAAGTGAGGCTGTCGCTGCCATTGCAGACACAGAGGAGCCCAGCTTCTTGGCCAGCCAGCTTTATTGTTCAAGTCCAAAGATAAAGCAGATACTCACACTTGCAAAAAGAGTTAAATAGGATGCATTACCCCTGAATCAGACTGTTGCTGAAAGTGGGCAATAGGGGCAGTTACCACTGCCAGgccaggagctgcctgctgccaaaAGCCAGTCTTGAACGTGAACACAGTGGCCAGAATatgaagcagcacagggatgagGTGCAGCAGTTCCCCTGCACCTCTGGAAGCACCACAGGTTCTTCCTCCACACACAGAGGGGAGTTCAGGTGATGCTGCCACAAAGAAGGCTGGAAATGGCAGCTAAAGAGCCCTTGTGGGGTGAGAGAAGCCTTCAGCCCTTCCACACAGCTCCTGAATGGGGCTGGGCCAGATGGGAGCAACTGCTCGTAAAGCCAGAGCATCCAAACCGGTCACAGCCTGCATGAAAGCATTTGCTCTGGCAGCTACTATAGAAATAACAGTAGATGTTCACCCACCCAGAACATCACGGAGCACCATTTTCCAGCCACCAGCATTAAGTTTCAGAACAGCATAAGGGCCTGACTGATTTGCTCCTGCTCTAGCTGACGCTCAAATCACTGTGCATTTCTCTTACCAATAAGAGTCTGTGGGTGAAGCGGTCTCAAAGCTGGAGCtcatatatatttcatatggtttcctttctcttgctgcagaacagcacttgCCCTTGCTGAGGGCACAGCCAAACCCTGCTGTTTCAGCCAGAATGAAAACGTAGCGTTGTTCTTGGTGgcacaaataaatgtatttgcaaACACATCTTTCAAGGCTAGTGTAAATGCACATTCACCCTGCAGCTGCAAGTCCTTAACTGCATGTCAGAAAGGGGCTTTGCTCTGTTCTCAAGTCGTAACATGCTGTTGCTGCAGTCCTTGGATACAGCCCATTCAGAAGCCCTTTCCTAcatcttgctttgctttaacTAGTTAGAAGTAAAACTGATCAATTTGAAACACAAACATCATCACTTCACTGTTCTTTGGTACAACACTGGCCACAAGAATGACTGGGACATTTGACACCACAAGCACATGGCAAAACTTGAGTTTAAGAGGtgcttgaaatttcttttttgctacgtaaaataaaggaaatgcttCCAAAGAACCGGTCACCAGCCACGTGCCCAGAaactctgctgctttttaaacacACACTGTATTTGTAACTGATTGTATCCCCTTAAAGTCCAACCACCAAACCCCAGCTATCgcttcctctctcctttttgtgtccttttcttttccttctccttccgTTCCTGCTTGGCCAACTTGTCCTTCTCTCGCTGGAGTTTGTCTTGCTCCTTCTTCTTCTGGAACTCGTCTCGCAGCAGCTCCCGCTCCAGCTTTCTGGCATTCAGGACATCCTCCACGTTGGTGTTCCGGAACAGCGCTGGTAGCGAGCTAAGGGCAGACAATGTGCTCTGAACACACAACTCCCTCTTTTCAGTGGTGGTTTGGGGCCACACGTGGACTCTACAGGATCAGCCACAACCCACCTACAGCAaatctcagctgctctgcagggagagaaaTCCTTCAGCTACCAGCTCTACAAAAGGTGCTGCACAAAGACAAGGAACATTTCTGACTCCCCTCCCTGCTTTCTCACCAAGCAGATGAACAGTCTGGAGGTAAAACGGGGAAggtagaaaggaagaagaaccTCTGTAATAAAACCCAAATAACACCAACAAAAACATGAGGTCTTTGGTTCAGCAACCATGTCCTCAGGTGTACCACAGCAGTCTTGTTTCAATTGCACTTATAATGATTCCTGACATGATTTGCCTCTCTGGACACCACTCAGAATTAAACCAGTGTTTGAGAGAATTATCTGTATCAGTAACATCATGTGAAgcttcagagaggaaaagaaggaataaaagagataaaaggaaaGGATCAGACTTAGAAAGAATGGGAAGTTCCCAGCAGATGCTGCCGCCCTCCCCAAACCCCCAACGTGGAGAATTGAAAGGATACATTTTTCTGATCCAATATGTACTGCTGTCGCAGCGGAGCTGTCCTGCTCATCGTCACCAGTGAAAGAGTTAAGGAACTGTGGACACTGCTCATGGATCTGTGCTCCTGCAGTTACACCTGGATCAAAACGTGTCAGATAACAATTCTACCAGGCCAAGAGGAAGAAGCTTAAAACTAACACTGATAATTGAGAACAAGATAAGCATAAAACCCAACGTTCAACTCCCTAAGCCAGGACCTCCCATGCTTTTTGCCATGGAAGCCCCTTCAATGGGAAAAAGATGGACGAGTTTCTCCAATTCCTCCCCCAGACACTGAAAAGCTATGAAGGTGATTTTAAATGAACAGGAAAAGGATATTCCTCTTCATCTGTCACGTTGGCATACTGGGCCAGGAGGgcctccttcctctgcttctcctcctgcGAGATCTCCTTCGGCTTCACGATGATCCTGGCCTGCTTCTCCATCATGCTGGTGATTGCCTGGACCTCATCTGCCAAGAACAGAACCCCAGCTTCAGTCAGTGCCCTGACAGCAAgagccctgctggcagcacacaaGTTTGCTTTTGTGCTCCATTTAAAAGCTGGAAGATGCCCTTCAGGTTTTGTGTTTCAGACATTTCAATTTCCTACCAAGAGCAAACGCCCCACATGTGTTTTCTAGAAATTACAAGTGGGCACTGACTTAGGATCACAGAATGccttaggttggaaaggaaccttaaagatcaagctccaacactgctgctgtgggactTCACTTGGGATGTATCCTCCTGTGCAGGCACATTTCTAACAGCCTGGCTAGAAGGACAGATTGCTCTCATCTTCCTGTgccaaataagaaaaatcatttgctgTGCAAAGCCAATGGTAGGAGACAGAGGGATCCAGCAGCATCTTCAGCAATTGCCATCTCTTGGCTAGAGAAAGGGGGTTATTTTTTAACACACGGAGCAGCACATTTTCCTGTCCTCAGCCAAAGGCAAAGTCAGGCCAAGGACAGACTGCTTCCATGAATTTTCAGGCAAAGACACtcaacagaaaatgctgtaacTCATGAGATTCAGTCAAGAGAAATACAACATAAATGTGGGGTTCACAGTAAGAGCCCAATAGGGACAACTatttccagcacagcactgggcatCGACAGAGTTCTGTGTGCACCAGAATagacaagaaaatacaaagcaaatataaaagGGTGTAAGCCAAATAGGACATTACATTGTGACAACACAGCCCTGATCACTGAGATCACTGAGCCATGCAATACACTTAAACCTGCACATTTCTCAGCGCTGGATTGAGTTTAGCTCCTAACAGAACAGACATGCAGCTCTCATCTCAGCCaagccctgcacagcactcaCACCACACAGAAAGGCACAGCGAGCAGCAACACtaccttctttttcctctttggtgTCAACGATCTGAGATTCAGACCACTTCTCCACTACTTCCCTGCACACATCGCTTAAGAGATCTTCTTCCTAGTAGGGAAAAAGAGACTTCTCAGTCTTGGCACAGAGTTGGTCTGCTACAAACAAGCACAAATCGGATATAAGTACCAGCTGCAAAAAATCAGCACACCCACAAGCAGGCTCGCGTGATACAGCTTTCATATGAAATCTACCATTAAAGGCACAGTGGGACTTATCTTAAcctgaggcagcagcacaatGCATGGCACGAGATGCACCAGCTCCTCAGCTCAGGACTAgagccagccctgcctgcttgcacaaacagcacagccttcctctggcagcagcactaTACTTAGGGGTCAAATTAAGCAGCAAAGCAATGGTGACCCACCTAGACCTGTTCTACCACCCATAATGACCTCTGTCTGCCCTGTGTATGCCAAAGGTGAGCTCTGAAGGCTGCAGGTTGCTCCACACCCTCTGCCCAGAGGAGAATTTCCTATGAAAGCATGCCATAGCCAGGCCTCAGCTGTCTGTCTTCCTCCATCTAACCACGCACTGGGAGCACAAGCACACTGGAATCAGAGCTGGGAAAGTGGACAGCAGCCTTAAGATCAGCCAAGAAAGAAGGTTGGGAAAGACACACTCCCTAAACACCTGGTTTCAGTAtccagcaggaagaaaattagGTAAAGAATGACAAAGGAACAGTGgtaagcaggaaggaaaacGAACTGCAAGAAGGCTGAAAATAATGGCAGATACCTGTACCTGCTAATGAGGATTTgagcaataggaaaaaaatcaagcttttGGGTACCAATGTAGCATATCATGAGAGCAGAACACAAAAATGAGACATTCCAGTTGTTCTGGAAAATGATGGAGGAACAGTAACTCAGCCTTGGTGCTACAAGGACTTcatataaaggaaataaagatgaagaCGACAGCGTGCAAATGGATGTGAGTGaagcaacagaaaggaaacacgATGCAAAAGTCAACATAGAAGGAAACAAAGCGAGGTACTACCACAGCACACAGGGCATTCACTAAATAATGCTCCTAGCTCAGCACCGTCTGGGTAAGGACCTCTAACAGCCTATGGGAGACTCACTTTCCATGTACAGAGCCAAAGAATGGATACTCCTAACACTGGTGTAGATCAGGTTGCTGTGGATACTACAATTTTCACATAATATTCTCTAAAGAAACAAGGAATTCTGTCATTTTAGAGGTTAGTAGACGCAAGAAGACATAACTAGAAAATAGATAAGGACAAAGTGACCCGGAATCTGAGAGGGtgagcagaacagaaacagaacttgaTTTGAAATGGGTGAGTTTAAATAAAGTCAGGGAACGAATGGAAGGGTCAGCACTGAGGAGCCTGGACATGAGTGCAGAGGCTGCATGAAGTTTCTTTTAGTGAAGATGGCAAAggtaaacaaaaagaaagcctgGAATTTGTACATAGATCAAAGAGCCGGAAAGAAGAGCCCCAAGTTACCAAGTACCCAAAGGTACAAGAGGTAAAAAAACATGTAGATAACCAGACCAAGTTAAACTTGTGAATGAAGCATAACTGAGCTGCAAGAGTCAGCCCTgtcaggagaaaacagaagacaggGGACCGAATGCACGTGAAACCCACACTGGTGACAGCACAGATGGCACCTCAGCactgaagggaagagagaagagatcAGAACATAACACAGCCAACAGCAGCGCCAAGATTTGGTGTCTGCTCTTCCTATTAGTCCCAGCACAGGGCTACAATGACACAGCTATTCTTCTTTAAGAAACAACCgcactgctggtgctgcagggtggGGAAGTGATGGAAGGTAGTGAAGAGGTGCTGTgtacttagaatcatagaatcaccaaggttggaaaagacctaaaagatcatccagtccaactgttcacctattaccgatagctcccactaaaccatgtccctgacTTTAAATGGTGAGCAGTCACCTAATGGAAGGAACTACAGTTATAAGAACAAAGATCTGATCGTAATGACCAAGTCCTGTTGGATTTTATGCTTCTGCGTGGACCACTAGGGACAAAcagtggcagcagctgagcaggctgCTGATGAACACCTGCATGCATTCACTACTCAGCACTGAATATTAATTCAGAACCAAAGAACcattaagtttaaaaaagacctctcagatccccaggcccaaccccaacccaccccaccattcccatgtccctcagtgccacatctcctcAGTTCCTGTcctcctgcagggatggtgactcccccaccccctgggcagcctgtgccaatgcattaaTGCTCCTCCTGAGAATAACGTCCTCTaaatacccaacctgaacctcccctggcacaacctgaggccatcACCTCCTGTCATCGATCCCTGCAGTAGGTTGCACAGCAGGGAGTCCAGACACGTATTGAATAACTTCAGATAAAGATCCTCCTCAACCTCCCTGTCCCAAAGCTCCCTTAATCACTGAGTAAAGACCTCTTCCTTTGTATTAGTGTGTAAATCCCCGTGCCCCAATTTCAGCCCATTGCCCCTCGTTCTATTGCTGCACACCACCAAAAAGGAGCCCTCCCCCCCAGCCTGACCCCCCACTTCAGACACTTATAAGCAATGCTGAActcccctctcagccttctcttccccacaCCACAGCCCAGACCCCTCATCCTTTCCTCGCACAGGAGCTGCCCCCCGACCACCTTGGTGTCCTCCACGGTACCACTGCGGCACAGTCCGACCACTCGTTCACCTCAATGTACACAACACCCCTCACCTGCCCCCCATCGTGGCCCTTCCTTATGCTCCATAACGGCTTTATCCCCTCATAGTGGCTCCATAACGTCTTTATACCCCCATAATGGCTCCATAACGGCGTTATACCCCCATAATGGCTCCATAATGTCTTCATACCCCCATAATGGCTCCATAATGTCTTCATACCCCCATAATGGCTCCATAACGGCTTTATACCCCCGTAATGGCTCCATAATGTCTTTATACCCCCATAATGGCTCCATAANATACCCCCATAATGGCTCCATAACGGCTTTATACCCCCGTAATGGCTCCATAATGTCTTTATACCCCCATAATGGCTCCATAATGTCTTTATCCCCTCATAATGGCTCCATAATGGCGTTATACCCCCATAATGGCTCCATAACGGCGTTATACCCCCATAATGGCTCCATAATGTCTTTATCCCCCCCATAATGGCTCTATAACAGCTTTATCCCCTCATAGTGGCTCTATAACAGCTTTATTCCCTCATAGCGGCTCCATAATGTCTTTATACCCCCATAATGGCTCCATAACGGCTTTACACCCCCATAATGGCTCCATAATGGCTCCATATTGGCGTTATACCGTCCAGCTGCGGCCCAGTCCCGCACTACACCCGGACCGCGGCCTAGCAGCTCACCAGGCAGGCGGCCAGCACCCCGCGCAGCGCCTCCAGCCGCTCCTCCTCGCTCTCCTCCTCCCGCAGCAGCCCCGCAATGTACGCTCCATACACCGCACGGTCCAACCCGAGCGCTTCGAGTCGGGTCGCCAACCAGGCCCCGAacccgcccggccccgccgcctccaCGCtgggcgccgccatcttgcaGCGCTTCCACCCCTTCCGGCGGCGCACGAGCATAGAGCAACTTCCGGTGATGGCCGCGGAAGCCACTTCCGGTAGCGCATGCGCAAAGAGCCAAGCTACGGCGGCCGGAGAGGGCCAAACTTGTTGCGAGGCGCGCGGCCTTCACGGCCACCGTAGTGAGCGCCGTTAGGAGCGGGGCGGGGGAAATTTAAACGGCGGCGGAGCGCCGCGGGGCGGCGTCAGGTCGGTATGGCGGCTCCTGCTGGGCCTCTACGGGGGAAAAGCTTCTTCCTGGATGTGCCCAGCGGGTGGGCGGCCAGGGAGCTGGCGGCGGTCATTCGGCATCTGGGAGGGGTGAGTAGGCCTCGGGGCTGGGCCTGGTCTTGGGCCTGGGGCTGGGGTGAGTAGGCCTTGGGGCTGAGTCTGGGTCTGGGTCTGGGCCTGGGGTGAGTAGGCCTCGGGCCCGGGCctcagggctgggggggtcctGAGGGGCGGCCCAGGCGGTCAGACGTCCCTGTAGGTGGCTGTGAGGGACCTGATCACCGCCTGCAGCGTTGGGTTGGATAAGGGGAGGTCATATGAGAGACTTTGTGCTTGTAAGTCGTGCTGGTGTGCTGGGATAGGCTGCATGGGGGGGTCGCTGTCTGTGGGAGTGGTAAAGAAACTTAAAGATGGACTCGTTAttaaggaagagagaaagggtGATTTGTGGAGCTGCAGAGTGATGGGTGTCAGCCCTGAGCCATGGAGCAGATCCTACTGGAAGGCACATTGAGGCACTGCTGAGATGAGGTGATCTGACAGCCAACATGTGGGCACCAAGGGCAGAGTGTGCCTGACCTGTCTGCGGACTTCACAGATGGAGACCAGCATCAGTGGATGAAGGGTAACTGATGTCAACTGCTTGTGCAAGGCCCTTGGCACAGTCCCACACCATATTCTTATTCCTGAGTTGGAGAGAGATGGGTTTGAAGGCTGCACTGCTTAGTGGATAGAGTTGGTTGAATGGCTGCAGCCACAGGCCTGATGCCGATGGCTTTGTCCCAGTGGAGGTGGTGATCAGTCGAGCCAGAGATCCATCTAGGAGCAGTGCTCTTCAACACCTCTATCAGCGACACAGACAATGGGATTGAGTGTACAGACAGCACCGAGCTGAGAGGTGCAGCTGATGCCACAGAAGGAAGGTACAGCATCCAGGCTCAAGAACTGGGCACACGAGAACCTTgtgagattcaacaaggccaagttcAGGGTGTTGGACTGGGACAGTCCCAGATAGGAGcacaaactgggagaagagcttgagagcagccctacaGAGAAAGACTTGGAGATTCAAGTGGACAAAGAGCTGCACGTGAGCCAGCAGTACGTACCTGCAGTCCATAAGGCCAACAGCATTCCaggctgcatcagcagaggggtggcagcagggagaggaggtgCCTGCCCCCCTCTGCTCTTGTGTGGCCCCgggctgaagcacctctgctatgaagaaaggttgagagaaT of Coturnix japonica isolate 7356 chromosome 27, Coturnix japonica 2.1, whole genome shotgun sequence contains these proteins:
- the CCDC43 gene encoding coiled-coil domain-containing protein 43, which produces MAAPSVEAAGPGGFGAWLATRLEALGLDRAVYGAYIAGLLREEESEEERLEALRGVLAACLEEDLLSDVCREVVEKWSESQIVDTKEEKEDEVQAITSMMEKQARIIVKPKEISQEEKQRKEALLAQYANVTDEEDGDDEQDSSAATAVHIGSEKSLFRNTNVEDVLNARKLERELLRDEFQKKKEQDKLQREKDKLAKQERKEKEKKRTQKGERKR